In Populus alba chromosome 4, ASM523922v2, whole genome shotgun sequence, the genomic window TATttgcattaataaattttttttgatagaaTTTAATCATAGGATTTCGGTTTTAAACCAAAAcctattttaacaaaatttgtttattatatgataattgAAGTGAATGAAGGTTAGATTATTGATCCTTGTATGATTTCTAACGTGTATGTGCCCTTTGTTACACTACATTAGGTTTGATTTGTAACCTATATTGCTAGGTTTAAGATTggtgttcttcatgttcttttttttttttttcaagaattttttagtttttgtgtttaatattttttttttgcttttgttttttttttttagattatttttaggttaaaccatgattttttatttggtttatggttgaataaaaaatttcaagtcaacCCAATCAGGTCAACCCAATTGGGTCGATCAGGTTGGGTCAAAATTGGGTCAATAGTTTAAAATCCTGTTTGATTTGCTATGTTTTTGTTAAGGTTTTTATGATTTAAGGGTATGTTTGACAAACCCCCCTTAGatctattttgataatttttttacaaagagaaATGAGTTTTTGTGAAACAAggtctaaaaaaacaatataaaagattttattttttcttacatatggataaaaatcctaaatttatttaagcaattttttttaaaaaaaattctaaaatacttggacatgttttgaaaaaaatattgcatgaattttataacaagtttgtaaaattccatGGGATTTTTggccaattttttaaaaaaataccaaaaaaatattattttactcctttttaacatgtaaaattatGAACTTATATGTAAGACGTATTTctagtatttattaaaaaaacaaaaaaaataaagtcacatGCTTTCAGTTCtaagtttgaaaaacaatccaaaaatagcttaattttaaatttaaaaaaaatacaatatcatTCCAAAAGATAAACACTTAGCAACATAATACACatttcttcttataattaattcaaaaaattataattataatgaatataattttataaatcaaatggTATTCAGGATATAATAAGTATAAATACTTATTAgttgttaattatttattatttgttttacaacttaaatagtatttttttcttttatgaggtaataataagattttttatttattaaaattgtaCTTGATTGTACATAActattataattacaaaacaattaACTAAGTTATAAAGAGATAGGATAATTTGTACTATTTATTTAGTAAATCTCACTTATTTCTTATAAagtgaataatatttatttatttataaataataatataatttttttaaattataattgtataatattaataactGGTATAATTAATTATGAGATAACTAATTAATAAGACAAGTCATTATAATacaataaataagatatttaatagtttataattagaggggggaaaaaaaaccatcttgACGTAACAATAGAAAGGTCAAGCACGCGCACGTAGGAACATAGAAAGAGGTGCATAGAAAAGTCAGGCGACGGCTTCAAGTCTACATGAACACAATTTTGTCACCAACCTCACACACCCTATAAAACCTCCCCTAAAACTCTCCCCTTTTTCcaccgccaccaccaccaccaccaccagcacgACTCTTTCTCTCTGATTAAGCATCAAAACACGCACACAAACTTCTTTACATTCGCATAACTGacaagtttctttctttcctttaacTACATGAACGTGTAATGGGCAACCTATGCACTTGTTTCTCACCCAAAACTCCTGTAAAAACCAAGAAACCCACCAAACGTTTACAGGGTAACTCGCAAACAGCACCCAATTCAAGCAACAGGTGGACCCGGGTTCGATCAACTCGAAAAGACACCCATGATGCATTGATTCACGAACAGGCTTTAGCTGCAGCAATTCTGTTTCGGCAGCACCAGCAACAAAACGGTTCCGATTCCGGGTCATTTCCTTTTGATCGCTCCATTTCGTTAAGATACCCAAACGGTTCGGGTTCAAAAAAGACCCAGTTGCCTCGGAGCTCTAGTTCTAGAGCCCGGTCACTTACTGACCCGTTATTGCAGCCTCATCAGCTTGTTAACCGGGTTTGTTTTATTGGCCTTTAATCGGTTTTCGTGAATTGTGTGGTTTTGTTGGACTACATTGTCAGTTATGGGAACTGAGAATCTCGTGTGTGTGGGAGTTTTCTGGATTCTGGGagctatggttttttttttaatgatatatacGAGGTTGTCTGGtgcttaatgatttttttcatgtgtgCTTTGTTAAGTGGGAAGTTGCtaatcatgttttaattttaacgTTGTAATGTCTAGCTACatgtttgtgtaatttttttaggttattttggCTAATTAGTTGATCAATTGTTTGGTTTGTTGTGTTATAATTATTTGACTTCTGTGTTGGGAATGATGGAGATGGTAAATTTACTAATTTTAGATGCCAAAGCTTAAGCTGTTGCTGTCTTGTCGTTTGATTTTACTCTTAAATGCCATAGAATCTTTAAACTTTCATCATGGAAGCGATTGGAGATTTAGTAAAGAGTAGATTTCTAtgttcatttttcatttatcgCTGGCCATTTCACACTGTTAACGAATTAATGTCAAAGGGGTGGTAGTTGGATGAGACATTCACTTATTGCAAGTTACCCTTTCCTTTACTGTTATTACCGACGATGGACTCTGAAGTTGTTATCTCATATTCCATTTGGGACCCCTTTAAGTGATGGATTTTAAGCTTGTCCAGATTGATATGAATTGATTGATCTTGGGTTATCTCCCTTAACAGTACTTTGCATATAATTTCTTTGCTGCTATAATTAACGCAATTTATCACTAAGATGCATATCTGGTCTGTTCTGTAGGAACAACTAGTATTATTCTTATATTCACTAAAGTATGGTGAATGAGGATGCGTACCAGTTGGTAAAACTATGAGGAAGATTCAGAATGACTTAACTTATTATGTTCCCTATAAACTACAATAATAGAATGTGATCTAGTAAATGGTGACGAGAGTATGTATTGGAAGAGAATATGAACTGTTTTCACCATCCCCTTTAGATCGctttaatcatttattttcttttcctaacTATTTCTCTTTTGAACAGGATATTAAGCTTGATGATCTAGATACCAACCACTTTGTTCTTGTCCATGGAGGCGGCTTTGGTGCCTGGTGCTGGTACAAAACTATAGCACTTCTGGAAGAGGGTGGTTTCAAAGTTACTGCCATAGACTTAGCTGGCTCTGGGATTCATTCTTTTGATACAAATGGCATCACCAGCCTTTCTCAATATGTGAAGCCACTTGCTGATTTTCTTGACAAACTTGCTGATGGGGAGAAGGTTCTTTCCTGGTTCCTTATCACTTGTCTGTTTTGTTTATTATGTGCAACTCTTTATGTTATGGTTGAGCTTGAGAAATTTACAGTTCAAATTACTGGAAGAATATAAATCCAACCAGCAATACCATCTGctgtaccttttcttttcttcttttttttctgagaCTGGTCAATTAGGTTTTATAAGCCGGGGGCATTCTTCACTTGCCTGTGAAATTTGACCTTTTGTTGCTTAACAACTAGGTATGTATCCACCGCTGACATCAGTATAGAATTTTGCTTTCCTCCGGAACCTCAGGTGCCACATGTCTTAGTTTTAAGGGAGCAGAATAATCCAGTCTAATTCATCTTCAAGCAGCTTTTACTTGCTATTGAATTAGCATTAAAGAAAACATAGCATTATTGGTATTAGTGGTTTCTTTTGGAATACCAAGCCACATGGATCTGGcatttattatttacaaaaatgGAATGTGTACGATCAACTCAGGAAACACTTtcgttctttaaataaaaaagaaggcaaagattgCTTTGGACTCATTGTTGCTTTTAGTGTGGATAATTAAATGCCCCTTTCCTTCACAAGACTCCAGGGTTAAGCTATTTCTTGTTTGTGTATGAAATACGTATAAGCAAGCAGAAcaatttttcttgagatttaaaactattaaattgaattttgcaGACAATATTGGTGGGGCATGACTTTGGGGGTGCTTGTATATCATATGCAATGGAGTTGTTTCCTCATAAAGTTTCGAAAGCCATTTATGTTGCTGCAGCAATGTTGACTAATGGACAAAGTACTCTTGATATGTTCTCCCAGAAGGTTTGTCCGTTATTTCATTCCTAGTAATTCCAAGTTGGAATAACTTTTATGTATTTGTAacttttaaaaatgcattacaCAATGAAAAAGTTTTGGAATCCTTCTACATGTGATATGTTCAAGTACTTGTACTTCTCACATCATCTGTTCcgaactttgttttttatttcttcacttGGGCACCCAACTCATTCAAAGAAGTGCTTCAGGCTGCGTTCAataccaatgtttttttttttcttttttcctccctGTTTTGGTGTAACTATGAGAGCCATTTCGCATTATGAACCTTTTTGTCAATCAATCTTTGGACAGAGTGGTAgtgatattgcttgttttgtAAGTCCATTACTGAaggcaatttttttctttttgataaatattaaaggCATTTTACTAGGTGTAACTGACAATCTCAGTTTGCCAGAAATTATTTCATTCATGTTATAACTAGAATTTGGTTCATATTTCTTACTAAATTAGTAACATTTTGCAGGCCGGTTCAAGTGAGTTAATGCAACAGGCACAAACATTTGTGTATGCAAATGGGAATAATCATCCTCCAACTGCTATTAATCTGGACAAGTCACTGTTGAGAGATTTGTTGTTCAATCAAAGTCCTGGCAAGGTATGCTTGCGCTTGTAACATATTAAATTGCTGACTAAACCCCATTCTATGTTGTCATGCTTGTTCAATAAGAATCACCTAGTTTCTTCTTATGGACTTGAGCATCTTGGTTTGGTTTATTTGACTTGCTACACACATTCTCATCTAAGAATACAATGGTCGCTCATCAAGGCGAAAGGAATTGGCTAGAAGTTTCTATTATCAAATACTATCATCTTTAGATTCTCTCCTTTACCATCTTGTTTAGTCTTAACTTGGCACTTCATGAGTTTGTATCTGTATCTGGAACTTGGATATAGGATCAAATGCAAGCTTAAACTTCATGTTTGCTTGGGTTACTTAAGtactaaaaatgatgaaacttaTAAAGGTGGATTTCAAGCACTTGCACAGTTGCACTAGATTCTACTGTAATTGCTTCATGCCCACTTTGACAATTTTGGTTTGGCAATCAAAGTTGTCGGACCCCATTGATGAAAAATGTTTGCTGTGCTTTTGGCTGGGCCATGGCTAGCAATTTTGTGGGAAGCACACGGCTTTTCGGAAATCTTAAAAAGTCTCATTGGAGTGATTGTTTtggtataaaatttaaatttggagAAACTCTTTTCTTCAAACCTTTACACAGCATCTGCATGTGCATGTGTGGAATCACTTTCTGCTCACTgctgctatttgttttttgtatctCCTGGTTCAGGATGTTGCGTTGGCATCTGTTTCAATGAGGCCAATTCCCTTTGCGCCGGTTTTGGAGAAGCTTAATCTTTCTGACTCCAAGTATGGAACTGTGAGGAGGTTTTATATAGAAACTTCCGAAGATAATGCCATACCTATTACATTACAAGAAAGCATGATAAACTCTAGCCCCCCAGAAAAAGTATTTCGTCTAAAAGGTGCTGATCACTCACCCTTTTTCTCAAAGCCTCAAGCCCTACACAAGTTATTGGTAGAGATATTGAAGATCCCTTcaacttgaaacttgaaagttTTTGGGTATTATACAACACTCTCAAAGTTTTCTTCCATATAGCTTCTTTCAGATGGTACGGGATTGCTATTCTTGTCGATCTTCTCTGCCactcattaaaaaaaggatTCTGGGTAGCTATGTACATGCACATAGCATTAGATATTGTCATCAATGCGTAATTCCCACAAAATTTTTCTAGAATCTAGTGTCAGAGCAGCATAATGCATATGTTCATATCCTCGGTCTCTCTGACTCATGCAGCATGCGCGCGCGCATTTCCTCGTGCTCTTTCCGTTTTTCTTAtccgattttagattttttcaccTCCCAATAAAAGAATGTTGATATTTATGTTAGTGAAATTTTGAAGTTAcagaattggaaaagaaaacaaactgtAATTGAGATTGTTTCCTTTTAACGTTGGTTTTTGCTATTCTTAACTGGATACGATGAATTGAAGTCCGGTCCTTCTTTGGGCTTATTGTGCTATGCATGCCATCATGCTTTTATCATGTCTTCGAGTGAATCTTATGGTTTAAAGACTCGTTACACTTAACGTATGTGTCAAGTCTTTTGTTGGTGGATGCTAGTGGAATggttcaccttttctttttggaacaGAAAATGTATTGTGCTCTCGTCTGTCATTAGAGTTTCTAAAATGCTCCTGTAACCCGTTGAAAGCCTGAGATAAGAagcatattattaaattttgttcatGAACTCACTAGATGGCTAGTTAGGTTGTTAAAGTAGCgtttatttgctttcttttcttttctcttcttttcttttcttttcttttttattaacatggatgttcAGGCCAGCTTGCGAGCACTTCAATTAATCCTACAAGCcttgaagttaatgatcatataaacttttaatgACTATGAAATTTGTAAGACTCGAACCAATGACCTCTAGGAAGCAAATCTAGGACCTGACAAGTTAAGTTATACCCTTCAGGGTTCATTTATTTGCTTTCTTAGAATCAAAAGAGATGAAGATAGTTAAAATAGAAGGGATGAGGGAGATATAAAGTTGTGTTTGGTAGTGGTATATAAGATAGTGgaaaagcatttttattatgtttggttcatgagaaaataaattatgaaaaaaattctattttatcttTGATATCTATTATTATCAAGCTTGCAATGTTTGGAACAATAAATATAGATCACTAGCTAAATGGTCtgcataaaaaatctttttaatgtaaaaaaaaaaaaatatgcaattattgacaacatgttttttagcaacaacgaagaaaaTCTAACGtgtttgtttaataaaataaatgaaggattaaAGATGTTAGTAAATGTTAAAAAGAATAGTTAAGGCTAATTGAAGGCTATGTTAGGAAACtgaaaaattaagatatttatattatacaatcagataacctttaattttttttatttaattatatggaaattaatttttttatttttttgtaagagTACTAAtctaaaaaccataaaatcccATATAAACCTATGTcattttaacccttttttttatatactaagaTAGTGATGTTTTGgatcaacttgagttaactcagGTTGATCTGTTCAATTCATGACTTTGGTATAGACTTggttgagtttaataaaaaaaaattaaaatctatttttttaattactttggtAATAACTTTGAGGAGGTCTTGAACAAAATGGATAGACAAGAGACTTCAATTACTAATATACATGATGTTCCTAATCATAGAGATAAAAGAGATGTTAAATTACAAAAGAGATAAATCCAAAGAGTTCCTGATGCTAGAagggaagaaaaattaaaatttcgaGCTTCAAAAgctaaagataaagaaaaggtattttcAAGGTGTATAGTATGATTATTGATAGCAAAAGTTATGCTAACATTGCTAGTATTAtacttgattagtacttaaaagtgcatgtttatcaagggtttatatcatcattttgcacttaaagtatcaataactccttaactaaagcatgttttataataacaagtctaatattataaattaccctaatataaggtaaatgtttatcttaaatgcaggcatatcatataaatcaaaggattgattgatgaattcaactactgaaattttgaagataaagaagggtgaagcttagaaaagagacgttggtgcagtccaaactggaacactgttcggtaattgggtcatatctcgagttctagatataAAAATGATCTGACatttttacagagatttgataagacataggcctacaacttttatttggacatcaagatctaagaaggccgttttcaagtccaaattatagcaacaacggagaagtccgaatctgtcatgcagcccaacactgttcagtgttcagcccatatcttgagttctagaagtccaaatgacctcatctttttttttcctggaaagctaagagaatttcctagaactttcatttggacatctggacccagttctgatgctagcattttcgttttatttagacaagatgataaggattttcactaagtcaaaagttggccacccactcaacaatgagtcatcaaagcaataattctgaattttggcctataaaaggaggcatttgccatgtatttaggggcttggttgttcagatcaagtttatgctctttatttctctctttatattttttgtaattcttaagttttgctttcattaatttcttgtttatgcttttcatttcctttcctttccttagttaacttgtattttatttatgtttttattttgtttatttatgtttcttttcttcattatgtttggctaagtttattatgtcaaggtgaaaaggttacactaatggtgtaagaacaagtatggtgtaaactcaatatggaccttaatgtttaatattaacatgtcttatctttttatcttactaattcttaataccttgcttgttaaatggttaatctaaatttgtgttgtataatacttggtacaacaaatgcttggcactctcataacccaaccgtatggtattacctacacctggggctATCAAatgtacttgatttgttgttaacatcaattaacatcatgaattcctgataatatttaaaagtttggtgttatgtaaatgagataattaatatgatcatgttaataatttataatgagctattaatgacaaatcatctgattggaacctccctcgtgtgtggtttccaaattgagtaataagagtttatattatacttgtttgaaataccattggtggatcctctaaccttgacatttgtttttattattgtttaatccttacattaatcttccatctcaaagttctcattaatttcttcctcctctttttattattattattattttgttgttgttgttgttgttgttgttattgttattgttgttgttattgttattgttattgttattactattattattgttattatttacattctgtttatattatataatatatctttttcatcttttcataaattcagtatataggctggaaacctgtgacccgatctttagatcattctcaggtataacaacgccacgtactgattatttattgtctgaagtacttggccggtattaccgccctcttgtttattttattttgtattattattattgttgttattattattgtaaattcttgttattattgtctgaagtacttggccggtattaccgcctcttgtttattttattttgtattattattattgttgttgttgttgttttagtattgttatttataatttgtacaattaacctctctgtggttcgaccccggtcttgccgggttatttattacttcgacactcctgcacttgggagaagacatcaatattttcgtcgtgtcaagttttttggcgccgttgccggggaggtaatttATTGTACAAAatcatagtatttattttgttttctcttttcacttttcttgtatctaactttgttttttttttttctttttttttcttttttgtttctttttcttttgttttcttcttccttttattctctttctacacgtgcatgagtgttttggtcacgtacattaagtggtagactttctaggatatcctcatcattttcagaaaaaatatagccgaagaagataaccagtcacttcataatgagaataatgagaataatgagaataaccgtgttaggacacttagagaccacatgaatcctacaagaacaagtgcaccctcatgcatagttttccctcctgatgcatcccattttaattttaagccaggcattattcaacttttaccttcttttcatggtttagatctagaaaatccgtacttgcatttgagagaattgaagaagtttgtaacacctataatgacttaaattgtagcatgaataccattcgattaaagctttttccttttttcattaaaagataaagctaaaaacatggctacaaaatcttaggtcaggatccattcgtgcttgggatgaaatgcaacaacaatttttaaagaagttttttccatctcacagaaccaactctttcaaaagacaaatcaccactttcactcaaaaaccaagtgaaacattttaccaatgttgggataggtatcgagacttgcttaatacttgccctcatcatggtttttgaaacatggagattggtttcacaattttatgaaggattaacacctaaagataggcaaatggttgaattgatgtgcaatggaacttttgaagataaagaccctaatgaagcaatggagtacttagacttgctagctgaaaatgcgcaaaattaggacactaagggcacttatgaggcaccaagtaaaacccaacctcatacatctagtggaggtatgtataaccttagggaagatcatgacctccaagccaagtttacatctttagctagaaaagtcgaggcactagaattgaaaaagagtggtcaattaaaatctgttcaagacattgtgtgtcaaatctgtgaaacaaatgaacatataaccaatgactgtccaactttgctttctttcaaggaatgcctccatgaacaagcccatgctttaaacagttttcaaaggcccaatcataacccatactcgcaaacatacaatcctggttggagaaatcacccaaatttcagttggaagagtgataacaataatgcacaaacttcacagccaccgtttcaagcacaccataatttccaaaattctcatggatatgcaccttcttatgctccacctcctagaagaaatcttgaggaaacattacatgcattcattgaaaagcaagagacaatcaacactcaacttactcaaagcatgacaaattttaaagatgctcttgcaaaattcacagctgctctcagttttcaagagaaaggtaagtttccatctcaaccacaacaaaatccaaagggacaatacaatgcaaatgcaagtagttccgaaagccaacacatggatcaagtcaaatcagtcatcactcttcgcagtggtaaggttattgaaaaacccactcttgaaccttgtgagaaagatgatgagtcaatctctgagggtaaggaaggggttgaatttgaacattgtgaagaaaagactgattctccaccagcacttccatttcctcatgccatgaccaaacaaaggaaagtcaatcacaattctgaaatccttgaaattttcaaacaggtaaggatcaatatacctttgttggatgctattaaacaggtaccttcctatgctaaatttttgaaagatctatgcactgtgaagagaaaactgaatgtgaaaaataaagcctttttagccgaacaagtaagtgttattcttcagaacaataatgctttgaaatataaagaccctggttgtcctacaatttcttgctttattggagaacataaaattgaaagagctttacttgatcttggagctagtgtgaatttacttccatattcggtttttcaaagtctcaatctaggtgagttaaaaccaacttctgtaactcttttacttgctaatagatctgtaaaagtgcctagaggaatagttgaggatgtgttagtacaagttgataaattcatttaccctgtagattttattgtcttggatacacaacctgttgaagcatgtaattcaattcctgttattttaggacgtccatttcttgcaacttctaatgcattgattaattgtaggaattgactgatgaaactatcatttggaaacatgacattggagatgaatattttcaacatttgcaagcaacctggagatgataatgatttacaggaagtggactttattgaaaaattagttcatgatcaatttcaaaccacttctagtgaaactaagattgatgaacctgatgagttgcaaatggtttattttcaggaagaagcaaaggcatgtaattggagaccacaaattgaagaattgccatcacgatcaattgagtctataccttcaagtgttcaaccaccaaaacttgatttgaagtcgttaccagtcaatctcaaatactcatttttgggagaaaatgaaacttttccggtaataatctcttccaaacttaatgcacatcaagaaggtaagttattacaaactctgaaaatgcacaaaaatacgttaggatggaccatagctgacataaaaggaattagtcctttgatttgcatacacaggatttatttggaggaaaatgctaaaccatctagagaaatgcaacgaagacttaatcctaatatgaaagaagtagtgaaaaatgaagtcattaagcttctagataatggaatcatttattctatttctaacagcaaatgggtaagtcctacccaagttgtacccaaaaagtctggagtcactgtgataacaaatgagaaaaataagttaattccaactcggactattactggttggcgcatgtgcattgactataggaaacttaattcaatgactagaaaagatcat contains:
- the LOC118055052 gene encoding putative methylesterase 11, chloroplastic, which translates into the protein MGNLCTCFSPKTPVKTKKPTKRLQGNSQTAPNSSNRWTRVRSTRKDTHDALIHEQALAAAILFRQHQQQNGSDSGSFPFDRSISLRYPNGSGSKKTQLPRSSSSRARSLTDPLLQPHQLVNRDIKLDDLDTNHFVLVHGGGFGAWCWYKTIALLEEGGFKVTAIDLAGSGIHSFDTNGITSLSQYVKPLADFLDKLADGEKTILVGHDFGGACISYAMELFPHKVSKAIYVAAAMLTNGQSTLDMFSQKAGSSELMQQAQTFVYANGNNHPPTAINLDKSLLRDLLFNQSPGKDVALASVSMRPIPFAPVLEKLNLSDSKYGTVRRFYIETSEDNAIPITLQESMINSSPPEKVFRLKGADHSPFFSKPQALHKLLVEILKIPST